A window of Fibrobacter sp. UWR4 contains these coding sequences:
- a CDS encoding carbohydrate-binding protein, producing MKKNWNGVCHFVLGASLVAGLFGLANASTVNVDLSEEHQVIRGFGGMVHNTWQGNAGLSEADAKIAFGTGDGTLGLNTLRIPVNGNKNDFGKEVQAAKWAKKYAGDDFILYATPWTSQYAGGNQHIAASNYQNYVDHLNSFAEYMKNQGVPLYGLSISNEPDWCHEWACWSADEIYNFTKNYAGQMRKHGTKVISTESFAYAKNMYDKVLNDANALKNWDILGAHFYASDAKTADSWFQYSLADQKKVERWMTEHYTESQGSGNYWRTVMRTGDQANASKVDTVRAMDVGYEIHRAMVVGNFNQYTWWYIRRCYGLIMEKDFGNKLSIPSNEIGKISKRGYILSQFARFVRPGAIRVGATAKPEDHVFASAYKSADGDSTIVVLVNRDFKNAKTVTVNVKGADIETFHMYTTSESKNAKYEGEIEVKNGSATIKMESGSSNKDCIVTLVGVGPQIVIPQEPHNATKTAWAIPGKIQAEDFDIPGAGKDENGNSNASFYENDSENHGDSKYRAEDAASVDIYTKKFGDVIGYNQAGEWYEYTVDVKKDGDYTMFSYVASSNGTASFQIFMDNKAITDTIVVPKTVTATEGDFDEFGKVQSNVKLTAGKHVMKFLVTGDWMDVDYFTFVEGANATDPEPDVEDPEQPGENPGEQPSVQPTDQPVDCEGEDCKTGIANVNFNVASARNYSVFDLNGNLMGEFQAMGTAEIQKKTSALVKQSGSYLVKSGNMTARVNVK from the coding sequence ATGAAAAAGAATTGGAACGGCGTATGCCACTTTGTTTTGGGCGCAAGCCTGGTCGCAGGCCTCTTCGGTCTTGCAAATGCTTCCACAGTAAATGTCGACTTGAGCGAAGAACATCAGGTGATTCGCGGCTTCGGCGGCATGGTTCACAATACCTGGCAGGGAAATGCCGGTCTTTCTGAGGCTGACGCAAAGATTGCCTTCGGTACAGGAGACGGAACCTTGGGCCTTAACACCCTCCGTATTCCGGTAAATGGCAACAAGAATGACTTCGGCAAGGAAGTACAGGCTGCCAAGTGGGCCAAGAAGTATGCTGGCGATGATTTTATTCTTTATGCTACTCCGTGGACTTCCCAGTATGCAGGCGGTAACCAGCATATTGCGGCATCCAACTATCAGAACTATGTGGACCACCTGAATAGCTTTGCCGAATACATGAAGAACCAGGGCGTTCCTCTGTATGGTCTTTCCATCAGTAACGAACCGGACTGGTGCCATGAATGGGCTTGCTGGTCTGCTGACGAAATTTACAACTTCACCAAGAACTATGCCGGCCAGATGCGTAAGCACGGCACCAAGGTGATTTCTACCGAATCCTTTGCCTATGCAAAGAACATGTACGATAAGGTCCTGAATGACGCCAACGCCCTGAAGAACTGGGACATTCTTGGTGCTCATTTCTATGCTAGCGACGCAAAGACTGCTGATTCCTGGTTCCAGTACTCTCTCGCTGACCAGAAGAAGGTGGAACGCTGGATGACCGAACACTACACCGAAAGCCAGGGCAGTGGCAACTACTGGCGCACCGTGATGCGTACCGGTGACCAGGCCAATGCTTCCAAGGTGGATACTGTTCGTGCCATGGACGTTGGCTACGAAATCCACCGTGCCATGGTGGTGGGTAACTTCAATCAGTATACCTGGTGGTACATCCGTCGTTGCTACGGCCTGATCATGGAAAAGGACTTTGGCAACAAGCTTTCCATTCCTTCCAATGAAATCGGCAAGATTTCCAAGCGCGGCTACATCCTTTCCCAGTTTGCGCGCTTTGTGCGCCCGGGTGCCATCCGTGTAGGTGCAACTGCAAAGCCTGAAGATCACGTATTCGCTTCTGCTTATAAAAGTGCCGATGGCGACTCTACCATCGTGGTTCTCGTAAACCGCGATTTCAAGAACGCAAAGACTGTGACTGTGAATGTGAAGGGTGCTGACATTGAAACCTTCCACATGTACACCACCAGCGAATCCAAGAACGCCAAGTACGAAGGTGAAATTGAAGTGAAGAACGGTTCCGCTACCATCAAGATGGAATCCGGCTCTTCCAACAAGGACTGTATCGTAACTCTCGTTGGCGTTGGCCCCCAGATCGTAATCCCCCAGGAACCTCATAACGCTACCAAGACTGCTTGGGCAATCCCGGGCAAGATCCAGGCTGAAGACTTTGACATTCCGGGTGCAGGCAAGGATGAAAATGGCAATAGCAACGCATCCTTCTACGAAAACGATTCTGAAAACCATGGTGACAGCAAGTATCGTGCAGAAGACGCCGCTAGCGTTGATATCTACACCAAGAAGTTCGGCGACGTGATTGGTTACAACCAGGCCGGCGAATGGTATGAATACACTGTTGATGTGAAGAAGGATGGTGACTACACCATGTTCTCTTACGTGGCATCCAGCAACGGTACTGCAAGCTTCCAGATCTTTATGGACAACAAGGCCATTACCGATACCATCGTTGTTCCCAAGACTGTGACTGCAACCGAAGGCGATTTCGATGAATTCGGCAAGGTTCAGAGTAACGTGAAGCTTACTGCTGGTAAGCATGTCATGAAGTTCCTGGTCACAGGTGACTGGATGGATGTTGACTACTTCACCTTCGTGGAAGGAGCTAATGCTACCGATCCGGAGCCGGATGTTGAAGATCCGGAACAGCCGGGTGAAAATCCGGGCGAACAGCCCAGCGTTCAGCCGACTGATCAGCCTGTCGATTGTGAAGGTGAAGATTGCAAGACCGGTATCGCAAACGTCAACTTCAACGTGGCAAGCGCCCGTAACTATAGCGTGTTCGACTTGAACGGTAACCTGATGGGTGAATTCCAGGCTATGGGTACTGCAGAAATTCAGAAGAAGACTTCCGCTCTCGTCAAGCAGTCCGGTTCCTACCTGGTAAAGTCCGGTAACATGACCGCTCGCGTGAATGTGAAGTAA
- a CDS encoding carbohydrate-binding protein: MKQIFKGALALTAAFGLGSTAFAYNPISTYHYLADPGAAADDEYFYIITDSDDPAAYNATGYNIKALYGFRSKDMQNWTDFGIIYDARQVSGINDIWAAGIAADSKTGKLYIVFPDGGGGGIGYIKADSMAGPWSNAVGRGSDKLVGGRNGLIGCDGVSWCFDPGIFIDDDGTTYVTWGGGESASRPNTDNFDVVKLNDAKDAPVGNGSHVKVNGLSTRKMLEASYIHKHKGTYYFSYSTGWQQGAPTIDYGMGSSPMGPFTWKGTILGDPSMNGKSINGNNNHHGIAEFKGHSYVVYHDRRIAKGHDGLEIIPADDGRPNPDPGYHRSVSVDEMFYNADGTIKQVVCTNEGPKQIENFDPYDWYPALTSSKQKGVRSRSLYAPGKVSGSLLLPLASRSESWIRVSGVDFGKGATGFSVEAASTADNNKIEIRKGSATGTLAGTCTLKKTGSKTSFAETSCDVDGLSGIVEQLFLVFKGSQDSTMAIKGWGFEGSGKTPPEPQKAFGGKAWAIPGTIQMEDFDVPGTGRGDEYASYSENDEENHGDSDYRKEDAPSVDLYKKSNNRIVVGYIQKDEWLEYTVNVAKAGDYTMFAAVASDGGSSFKLSMDGKDITEEVKVPAAKKEEGAEQNFDDYNKVSANVSLTAGEHVLRFTATADWFDIDYINFVEGKDAKDDLPINPPQDSIPTVVNPSPDDSTKDAILGQSMKLDIQGKTVFEVFDIHGNKIASVIASTMVEAASKWQKSADTKNAQGVNLIRNKATGMVSKVRVAR; the protein is encoded by the coding sequence ATGAAACAGATTTTTAAGGGTGCTTTAGCTCTTACGGCTGCTTTTGGCTTGGGTTCTACGGCATTTGCCTACAACCCGATTTCTACCTATCATTACTTGGCAGACCCCGGTGCGGCCGCCGATGATGAATACTTCTATATCATTACGGACTCCGATGATCCGGCTGCTTATAATGCAACGGGCTATAATATTAAAGCTCTCTATGGTTTCCGTTCCAAGGATATGCAGAACTGGACCGACTTCGGCATCATTTATGATGCCCGCCAGGTGAGCGGTATCAATGACATTTGGGCTGCAGGCATTGCCGCTGATTCCAAGACTGGCAAGCTCTATATTGTGTTCCCCGATGGCGGTGGTGGCGGCATTGGCTATATCAAGGCTGACAGCATGGCTGGTCCTTGGTCCAATGCGGTTGGCCGAGGTAGCGACAAACTTGTGGGCGGTCGTAACGGACTTATAGGCTGCGATGGCGTTTCCTGGTGCTTTGATCCGGGTATTTTCATCGATGACGACGGCACCACCTATGTAACATGGGGTGGTGGCGAAAGCGCTAGCCGCCCGAATACCGACAACTTTGACGTGGTGAAGCTGAATGACGCCAAGGATGCTCCGGTGGGTAATGGCTCCCATGTGAAAGTGAATGGTCTTTCTACCCGTAAGATGCTGGAAGCTTCCTACATCCATAAGCACAAGGGTACTTACTATTTCTCCTACAGTACCGGCTGGCAGCAGGGTGCACCTACCATCGACTATGGTATGGGTTCTAGCCCCATGGGTCCCTTCACCTGGAAGGGTACTATTCTTGGCGACCCCAGCATGAATGGCAAGAGCATCAACGGCAACAACAATCATCACGGTATTGCCGAATTCAAGGGCCATTCCTATGTGGTTTATCATGATCGCCGTATTGCCAAGGGCCATGACGGTCTTGAAATTATTCCTGCCGATGACGGTAGGCCCAATCCGGATCCGGGTTATCACCGTAGTGTTTCTGTAGACGAAATGTTCTACAATGCCGACGGTACCATCAAGCAGGTGGTTTGTACCAACGAAGGCCCGAAGCAGATTGAAAACTTCGATCCCTATGACTGGTATCCGGCTCTCACCAGCTCCAAGCAGAAGGGCGTTCGCAGCCGTTCTCTTTATGCTCCTGGCAAGGTTTCCGGAAGCCTTCTGCTTCCTCTCGCCAGCCGCAGCGAATCCTGGATTCGTGTTTCCGGTGTTGACTTCGGTAAGGGTGCAACAGGCTTCTCCGTAGAAGCAGCAAGTACCGCCGACAACAACAAGATTGAAATCCGCAAGGGCTCTGCAACAGGTACTCTTGCTGGTACCTGTACCTTGAAGAAGACTGGTTCCAAGACTTCCTTTGCAGAAACCTCCTGCGATGTGGATGGACTCTCTGGCATTGTAGAACAGTTGTTCTTGGTATTCAAGGGCTCTCAGGATTCTACCATGGCTATCAAGGGCTGGGGCTTCGAAGGCAGCGGCAAGACTCCTCCGGAACCGCAGAAGGCTTTTGGCGGCAAGGCCTGGGCTATTCCTGGCACCATTCAGATGGAAGATTTCGACGTGCCGGGTACTGGCCGTGGCGATGAATATGCTTCCTACAGTGAAAATGACGAAGAAAATCATGGCGATAGCGACTACCGTAAGGAAGACGCTCCGTCCGTTGATCTTTACAAGAAGTCCAACAACCGCATTGTGGTGGGCTACATCCAGAAGGATGAATGGCTGGAATATACCGTGAACGTTGCAAAGGCTGGCGATTACACCATGTTTGCCGCTGTAGCTTCCGACGGAGGCTCTTCCTTCAAGCTTTCCATGGACGGCAAGGACATTACCGAAGAGGTGAAGGTTCCTGCAGCCAAGAAGGAAGAAGGGGCTGAACAGAACTTCGATGACTACAACAAGGTAAGTGCAAATGTTAGCCTCACTGCAGGTGAACATGTCCTCCGCTTTACCGCAACCGCCGACTGGTTCGATATCGACTACATCAATTTCGTCGAAGGTAAGGATGCGAAGGACGATCTGCCCATTAATCCTCCTCAGGATTCTATCCCGACTGTTGTGAATCCCAGTCCGGATGATTCCACTAAGGATGCGATTCTTGGTCAGAGCATGAAGCTGGATATTCAGGGCAAGACCGTGTTCGAAGTCTTTGACATCCATGGTAACAAGATTGCAAGTGTAATCGCCTCTACTATGGTGGAAGCTGCAAGCAAGTGGCAGAAATCTGCTGACACTAAGAACGCTCAGGGCGTAAACTTGATTCGCAATAAGGCAACCGGCATGGTTTCCAAGGTGCGTGTAGCCCGCTAA